One segment of Panicum virgatum strain AP13 chromosome 1K, P.virgatum_v5, whole genome shotgun sequence DNA contains the following:
- the LOC120708371 gene encoding uncharacterized protein LOC120708371 produces the protein MKPTTSAAAAAAAATSDDPSPSPSDSTSATFTVDRRGDASASCRWTLPDFPRTRARTFYSRYFEVGGFDCRLLLYPRGDSQALPGYLSLYLQVLDPKTPVSSSSSTTTTTSSKWDCFLSYRLSVVHPTDPAKSLGRDSWHRFSSKKRSHGWCDFAPSSVAAFLFQPHDALVIAADISVLSETASYADSDGRFTWKVLNFGIFRDMIRTQKIMSPAFFPAAASASGSDCGLRISIYQSNVSGADHLSVCLESKEPVVQVASGSSASALPQSGAGSGVPDGDRGCWCLFRISILNQRSGGSHIHKDSYGRFGADNASLGWGDYIKMDEFLAADSGYLVDGAVVFSASVHVIKESNSFTRSLPTVLGQGGACGGRAGARKSDGHFGKFVWRIENFTRLKELLKKRKITGLCIKSRRFQVGNRDCRLIVYPRGQSQPPCHLSVFLEVTDPRSTTSEWSCFVSHRLSVINQKVEEKSIMKESQNRYSKSAKDWGWREFVTLTSLFDQDAGFLVQDTVVFSAEVLILKETATMQELSDEDSEICSSTSGCQIEASPKRPSFTWKVENFLSFKEIMETRKIFSKFFQAGGCELRIGVYESFDTICIYLESDQSSVYDPDKNFWVHYKMAIVNQKTSAKTVCKESSICTKTWNNSVLQFMKISDMLDTDAGFLVRDTVIFTCEIIDCCPWFDFSDLEVWASDDDQDELSTDPDELVDSEDSEDMSGDEEDMFRNLLSRAGFSLTYGDNYTQPQVTLREKILTDASAIAGFLTGLRVYLDNPAKVKRMLLPTKVSTKSGGKKDASKCNSTSTSLISLLMGVSALKQAIIDLLLDIMVECCQPSEESGSSASTKASDSNGASSPPEVNGEGELTECACSNVYAITEPNRDGIRDSPSMQDADLATNEVAANNLEHSCFRPETSATDLPADEGPEQVSRSKWPEQSEELLGLIVNSLRALDSAVPHGCPEPRRRPQAVQKIALVLEKAPKQLQQDLIALVPKLVDGSEHSLAACALLDHLQKSDAEPSLRLPVFGALSELEFESDIWKQASVHALELLSDTNDEPLVTAITYVLKSASNCQHLSLAVRAVRWRLKDLGTEVPHCVLDFLSKTIQSLPDVAEAILKDIDSDSETENNCLSSTSSCSTCSTDGLSAEGMYSWQEQAVHGRNHLSDVFAVIEMLSIPGLFVEVAQVVERALLRGAFGLQLVAMVLERRHSCRSSSKSGSVVNDSKNKQVLLDGQLEPLSVQENDFTSVLALGEVLSLSTETKVQDFVRMLYAIIFKIYSEDDYRYRILKGLVERATNTSDNCRAVDIDMDVLVFLVKEEYGIARPVLNMLREVAEVAQADRSNLWHQICATEDENIRLREDMEMEQTNFTNEKVALNQRLTESEATISHLKSELKAEKDRFTREKKALSDQMREMENQLEWVRSEKDEQIAKLSAEKKNLQVRLNDAESQLSMVKAQKREELKKVTKEKNTLAERLKNAEASRKRFDDELKRYAAETQTREEIRKSLENEVRKLTQTVGQTEGEKKEKEEQISRCEAYIDGMQSKLQVCQQYIRTLESSLQEEMARHAPLYGVGVESLSFDELEALANIHEQSLRQIKAIQQRKGSNHLLGGPSLSHIPSLFSSPPSPSMAVGPPSSRNPTSPIAPNGAGIHGNGHVNGGGGRWFNPT, from the exons ATGAAGCCCAccacttccgccgccgccgccgccgcggcggccaccaGCGATGACCCTTCCCCTTCGCCGTCCGACTCCACGTCGGCGACTTTCACCGTCGACCGCCGCGGGGACGCCTCCGCCTCCTGCCGGTGGACCCTCCCGGACTTCCCCCGCACCCGCGCCCGTACCTTCTACAGCCGCTACTTCGAGGTCGGCGGCTTCGactgccgcctcctcctctacCCGCGGGGCGACTCGCAGGCGCTGCCGGGGTACCTCTCCCTCTATCTCCAGGTCCTCGACCCCAAAACCCCGGTGTCGTCATCGTCCTCCACCACGACCACCACCTCCTCGAAATGGGACTGCTTCCTCAGCTATCGCCTCTCCGTCGTCCACCCGACCGATCCCGCCAAGTCGTTGGGGCGCGATTCATGGCACCGATTCTCCTCCAAGAAGCGCTCCCACGGCTGGTGCGACTTTGCGCCCTCCTCGGTCgccgccttcctcttccagccccACGACGCGCTCGTCATCGCCGCCGACATATCGGTCCTCTCCGAGACGGCCTCCTATGCCGATTCTGACGGTCGCTTCACCTGGAAGGTACTCAATTTCGGCATCTTCCGGGATATGATCCGCACGCAGAAGATCATGAGCCCCGCATTCTTCCCTGCTGCTGCCTCTGCCAGCGGGAGTGACTGCGGGCTCCGGATTAGTATATACCAGAGCAATGTCTCTGGCGCAGACCATTTGTCAGTTTGTCTGGAAAGCAAGGAGCCTGTTGTTCAGGTTGCATCTGGGTCATCGGCATCGGCTTTGCCGCAAAGTGGTGCAGGGAGCGGCGTGCCAGATGGTGATCGTGGCTGCTGGTGCCTTTTCCGCATTTCGATCCTTAATCAGAGGTCTGGTGGGAGCCATATCCACAAGGACTCGTATGGTCGGTTTGGGGCGGACAATGCCAGCCTTGGGTGGGGCGATTACATCAAAATGGATGAGTTTTTGGCTGCTGATAGCGGATACCTGGTTGATGGAGCTGTGGTGTTCAGTGCCTCCGTGCACGTGATAAAGGAGTCAAACTCATTCACTCGTAGCTTGCCCACGGTTCTGGGTCAAGGTGGTGCTTGTGGTGGGCGTGCTGGAGCTAGGAAGTCAGATGGACACTTTGGGAAGTTTGTGTGGAGAATTGAGAACTTCACAAGACTCAAGGAGCTTCTCAAGAAGCGCAAGATCACAGGTCTATGTATCAAAAGCAGACGGTTTCAAGTTGGGAATCGAGATTGCCGTCTTATTGTTTATCCACGGG GGCAGTCTCAACCACCGTGCCACCTATCAGTATTTCTGGAAGTGACAGATCCCCGAAGTACAACTAGTGAGTGGAGCTGCTTTGTGAGCCATCGTCTCTCTGTCATCAACCAGAAAGTGGAGGAGAAGTCGATCATGAAAGAGTCTCAGAATCGTTACTCTAAGTCAGCGAAGGATTGGGGCTGGCGCGAATTTGTGACATTAACGAGCCTCTTTGATCAGGATGCAGGTTTTCTTGTACAGGATACCGTTGTGTTTTCAGCAGAGGTTCTCATTCTGAAGGAAACAGCAACTATGCAAGAGCTAAGCGATGAAGATTCTGAAATATGCAGTTCAACTTCTGGATGTCAGATTGAAGCTTCACCAAAGCGGCCATCATTTACATGGAAAGTGGAAAATTTTTTGTCCTTTAAGGAGATTATGGAGACCAGAAAGATATTTAGTAAATTTTTTCAGGCTGGGGGTTGTGAGCTGCGGATAG GTGTATATGAGTCGTTTGATACGATATGCATATACTTGGAGAGTGATCAGTCATCTGTGTATGATCCTGATAAGAACTTTTGGGTGCACTATAAGATGGCAATAGTTAATCAGAAGACTTCTGCAAAAACTGTGTGCAAGGAATCTTCAATCTGCACGAAAACATGGAACAATTCAGTTCTCCAGTTTATGAAGATTTCAGACATGCTTGATACTGATGCTGGTTTTCTTGTTCGGGACACTGTTATCTTTACTTGTGAAATCATAGACTGCTGCCCATGGTTTGATTTCTCTGATCTTGAG GTTTGGGCTTCAGATGATGACCAGGATGAACTGTCGACAGATCCTGATGAACTTGTTGATTCTGAAGATAGCGAAGATATGAGTGGCGATGAGGAAGATATGTTCCGGAACCTCCTCTCAAGAGCTGGATTTTCTCTTACATATGGCGATAACTATACTCAACCACAAGTTACTTTAAGAGAGAAAATTCTAACAGATGCTAGTGCGATTGCTGGGTTCCTAACTGGCCTGCGTGTTTATCTGGATAACCCAGCAAAAGTTAAGCGTATGCTTCTTCCGACCAAAGTATCCACCaagagtggtggaaagaaagatgCTTCAAAGTGTAATTCAACCTCCACAAGTCTCATTAGTCTGCTGATGGGGGTTAGTGCCTTGAAGCAGGCTATCATAGATTTGCTTCTAGATATAATGGTTGAGTGTTGCCAGCCTTCAGAAGAAAGTGGTTCCTCAGCAAGCACTAAAGCTTCTGATTCAAATGGGGCCAGCTCTCCGCCAGAGGTTAATGGTGAAGGTGAACTAACAGAATGTGCATGCAGTAATGTTTATGCGATCACGGAACCTAATCGTGATGGTATTCGAGATAGTCCTTCAATGCAAGATGCAGATTTGGCCACAAATGAGGTTGCTGCAAATAATCTAGAACATTCCTGTTTTCGTCCAGAAACATCCGCTACTGATTTGCCAGCAGATGAAGGCCCTGAACAGGTTTCCAGG TCAAAATGGCCGGAGCAATCAGAGGAACTGTTAGGGTTGATTGTTAATTCATTGAGGGCATTGGACAGCGCGGTTCCACATGGATGCCCTGAACCACGGAGGCGCCCTCAGGCTGTCCAGAAGATTGCACTTGTCCTAGAGAAAGCTCCAAAACAGCTCCAGCAAGATTTGATTGCTCTTGTACCAAAGTTAGTGGATGGTTCAGAACACTCGCTTGCAGCTTGTGCACTGTTAGATCATCTTCAAAAGTCGGACGCAGAGCCTTCATTGAGATTACCA GTTTTTGGTGCCCTTTCGGAGTTAGAATTTGAAAGTGATATCTGGAAACAAGCATCGGTTCATGCACTTGAATTATTGTCTGACACAAACGATGAGCCTCTTGTAACTGCAATTACTTATGTTCTTAAGTCGGCATCAAATTGTCAGCATCTTTCTCTGGCG GTTAGAGCCGTTCGATGGAGATTGAAAGATCTGGGAACTGAAGTTCCACATTGTGTGCTTGACTTTTTGTCTAAAACAATTCAAAGCCTGCCAGATGTAGCTGAAGCTATATTGAAGGATATTGATTCTGATTCTGAGACTGAAAACAATTGTCTGTCATCAACATCATCTTGTAGTACTTGTTCTACTGATGGGCTCTCAGCTGAAGGAATGTATTCTTGGCAAGAGCAAGCTGTGCATGGAAGAAATCATCTGTCAGATGTTTTTGCAGTGATTGAAATGTTATCAATACCTGGATTATTTGTTGAAGTCGCACAGGTTGTTGAGAGGGCCTTATTGCGAGGGGCCTTTGGTCTACAATTAGTTGCCATGGTGCTGGAAAGAAGACACTCTTGCAGATCAAGTTCAAAGTCTGGGTCTGTTGTGAATGATTCAAAGAACAAACAAGTTCTGTTAGATGGGCAGCTTGAACCTTTGTCTGTCCAAGAAAATGATTTCACTTCAGTCCTTGCACTTGGTGAGGTATTATCTCTATCTACAGAAACAAAGGTTCAAGACTTTGTGCGGATGCTTTATGCTATCATATTTAAGATCTATTCCGAGGATGATTATAGATATAGAATTCTGAAGGGCCTAGTTGAACGAGCAACAAATACATCAGATAACTGCCGGGCAGTGGACATCGATATGGATGTCTTGGTATTTCTTGTAAAGGAGGAGTATGGGATTGCAAGACCTGTTTTGAACATGTTGCGTGAGGTTGCTGAAGTTGCTCAGGCTGACCGTTCAAATCTTTGGCACCAAATATGTGCTACTGAAGATGAAAATATTCGTCTTCGAGAGGACATGGAAATGGAACAAACGAATTTCACCAACGAAAAGGTTGCACTAAACCAACGGCTAACTGAATCAGAGGCAACTATCAGCCATCTAAAG TCTGAGTTAAAAGCTGAGAAGGATCGTTTTACTCGTGAGAAGAAGGCACTGTCTGATCAGATGCGTGAGATGGAGAATCAGTTAGAATGGGTGCGATCAGAGAAAGATGAGCAAATCGCAAAGCTCTCTGCTGAAAAGAAGAATCTCCAAGTTCGTCTTAATGATGCAGAGTCACAACTGTCCATGGTGAAAGCACAGAAACGCGAAGAATTGAAG AAAGTGACAAAGGAGAAAAATACATTAGCAGAACGGTTGAAGAATGCTGAAGCTTCAAGGAAAAGGTTCGATGATGAATTAAAACGTTATGCAGCTGAAACACAGACTCGTGAAGAGATTCGAAAATCACTTGAGAATGAAGTGAGAAAGCTGACACAGACGGTTGGGCAAACCGagggagaaaaaaaggaaaaagaagagcAAATTAGTCGTTGTGAAGCTTACATTGATGGGATGCAGTCAAAACTGCAAGTTTGCCAG caaTACATTCGGACTCTTGAAAGCTCACTCCAAGAAGAGATGGCTCGGCATGCTCCACTCTACGGTGTCGGCGTCGAATCATTGTCATTTGACGAGCTTGAGGCGCTTGCAAACATCCACGAACAGAGTTTAAGACAGATCAAAGCGATCCAGCAAAGGAAAGGTAGCAACCATCTCTTGGGTGGCCCCTCCCTCTCGCACATCCCCAGCTTGTTCTCCTCGCCACCGTCTCCTTCAATGGCAGTTGGCCCGCCGTCCTCGCGAAATCCCACATCCCCGATCGCACCCAACGGTGCAGGAATCCATGGGAATGGGCACGTGAACGGCGGCGGGGGCCGCTGGTTCAATCCGACCTGA